Within the Salvia splendens isolate huo1 unplaced genomic scaffold, SspV2 ctg300, whole genome shotgun sequence genome, the region TGATCAAGCATGTTTGAGTTGTGATTCTTGTCTGTTTTAAGATACACAAGAGATAGAGTTATGTAATATGCCATATTTGGCTAGACAAGAATCTTATGAGGCCTAGGAATAAGGATATGGATATGATCATGTATGAATATGATGTACCaagaaattaaatgaaatacttttaatttatctttgttttattaTCTTTTCTTTGAGCATTATTTCACAGAATTTCCaatcaaaatcaagaaaatatgCATAGATGAGAATGATGACTCCAATCAAGTTCTTGATTGCTATCATCAATGTGATATGTACGGATGAACAAAAAACAAGATAAGGActttgataataatatttattttatcaaaGTGATATGTACGGAAGAAAAAATATCTGAAATTTcatacattatttattttgccagAGAGGTGCATGGCACTTTCCAAAAGTCAAATTATCATATGGATTTGCTAAATGCTGACtagaaatatataaaattgagtTTAATAATCGGACTtatattgttaaaaaaaatattatctcACCTCCCAATGCTGTCACCAGCTATCTCAGATCAAGATCACTCCTAAAATTTCTGCAGTCGTCAGCTGCTTAATTATTTCAAAGTTCAACTCTCCTCACTGTTAAATGGATTATAAAATGAGTAAACAACATGATTTTTTTCTACGTtgcattatttaaaaaaaggaaagtaaACTGCAAGAAGGAGATACACATCAAAATCAGTCTCACAAGGatggagaaaaatggtcagtttttcaagtaaaataaaatataatcaaggcaataaaataaaataaaagtctTCAGAAAGCAACTCTTCATATATCAAGCAGCAACATTTTAGTAgattaatttgaaaaaagaCAAAATAATATCTAATATTGAAAGAGGAACATAATTCAGCAACATCAGAAAAGCAGAATCAGTTTCTTGGTTTACTTCAATCAAGAATCATACACAACAAAATGAACTGTGTAAATTCACATATATTCAAGATTCATCAATCCGATATAACCATTTATGAGCTTTCAATCATCTTGAttgcacatatatatatagaacaGCTAAGAACAGGCGTCGGAAATCGACAGTTTAGGGTAAATCTAACTACAGAAAACCATCTCCTGACTCTCCATTCTATCTGCACCAGAGAGCAATAATCTATCATGGAAAATATCAATAGATCCAAAAGCATTAGTACCGGAAGGGCACTCCAACGCTGCCTCCAGGACGCGATGGTGCACGCCACGGGAGTCGACTGAGTGTCCTCCTCTGTGATCGTGTCCACCTAGACACACTTTCACACAATTATATCTGTGTATCACTTCCATCACATCGTCATAATTCCACAACAGCGATTCAATAGACGATGCACCAGGGTCTAAAGGCAGATGGCAGCAAACCACGACGTTCTGGTTTAACTTCGTAGCATCCTCAAGAACGTTATCTAGCCATTCCATCTGTTCTTCCCCGACTGCTCCATTGAACATCAGGAACCTTCTTTCGAGACCAACGAGCCCGTTTGGACTGTTCTTGTCTAAATTCGGATTCCTCTTTTTTAGAAAGTTCACAGCTTTTATGGTGTTCGGGTGATCCTGTGGCCAACCGATAGCGCTGATGTCATAACCATCGAGGACTACAAATCGGACTTCTGGTATTGGGGAAAAATCATAATAGGCGCGGCTGTTTTGGCTAGCAATGTTCAACAAGGGAAGGAGCTTTTCGCGGGGGAGATTGTAGAGACAGTGATTGCCAATCATGTGATGCACGGGGCCATCAAAAGCACCAAATTCATCGATTACTCTTTGAATGGCAGCTAGAGAATGCTCTTTTGGGCAGAAGCCATCAATGGTATCCCCAAAATTAATAGCAAAATTCACCATCTTCTCGTTCCAACTCTGAACTGCTCTTTGCAACACGAGCAGGCTGTGCCTGTAATAGCGAGGGACACCAAGAAACGAACGGC harbors:
- the LOC121789652 gene encoding manganese-dependent ADP-ribose/CDP-alcohol diphosphatase-like isoform X1, yielding MSHENGIVTAQEKKPLVSFGVIADVQYADIPDGRSFLGVPRYYRHSLLVLQRAVQSWNEKMVNFAINFGDTIDGFCPKEHSLAAIQRVIDEFGAFDGPVHHMIGNHCLYNLPREKLLPLLNIASQNSRAYYDFSPIPEVRFVVLDGYDISAIGWPQDHPNTIKAVNFLKKRNPNLDKNSPNGLVGLERRFLMFNGAVGEEQMEWLDNVLEDATKLNQNVVVCCHLPLDPGASSIESLLWNYDDVMEVIHRYNCVKVCLGGHDHRGGHSVDSRGVHHRVLEAALECPSGTNAFGSIDIFHDRLLLSGADRMESQEMVFCS
- the LOC121789652 gene encoding manganese-dependent ADP-ribose/CDP-alcohol diphosphatase-like isoform X2, whose protein sequence is MSHENGIVTAQEKKPLVSFGVIADVQYADIPDGRSFLGVPRYYRHSLLVLQRAVQSWNEKMVNFAINFGDTIDGFCPKEHSLAAIQRVIDEFGAFDGPVHHMIGNHCLYNLPREKLLPLLNIASQNSRAYYDFSPIPEVRFVVLDGYDISAIGWPQDHPNTIKAVNFLKKRNPNLDKNSPNGLVGLERRFLMFNGAVGEEQMEWLDNVLEDATKLNQNVVVCCHLPLDPGASSIESLLWNYDDVMEVIHRYNCVKVCLGGHDHRGGHSVDSRGVHHRVLEAALECPSVRRVEL